Proteins from a single region of Anthonomus grandis grandis chromosome 10, icAntGran1.3, whole genome shotgun sequence:
- the LOC126741032 gene encoding uncharacterized protein LOC126741032: protein MEQHINRFQEKISQSMEIINKVKGYERIIDSNEVNIHILMVYQLASNFIAEISGYYLILFKILFEQGSIFTILSPAHVHKILQKANEKLPSHLKIRQVPIKTSLQEEGRQWAKIFTHFAIEDISDFNLLKVYPTALHVENNSYWSLDIPNDILAVDYNNQQYFELSHNELTACIHRSSHYLCSPTTVRNIDASPNCVIDEIYQRHQGNSCNITKHNLHTTIWKQLFTPNTWMFISPNPISIAITCNGIREEMVLNTTGIIQLTEACILKTKQNNIIANRFDTVPVVSSYTKTSTFINVSDLHHTETNTISSFSREAVFKVSDDLTNLSIDEQRLDQQLEDKIWKKVTLHSYTAGGCTLLIIILVSCVFLWVIKIRQYKQREPRHKTRETEMVELRPLNIPPAESRESGEYV from the coding sequence ATGGAGCAGCACATCAATCGATTCCAAGAGAAAATAAGCCAAAGTATGGAAATCATCAATAAGGTGAAAGGGTATGAGCGCATAATAGACAGTAATGAAGTTAATATTCATATCCTTATGGTCTATCAGCTGGCATCAAATTTCATAGCTGAAATAAGTGGCTACTATTTAATACTGTTCAAGATACTATTTGAACAAGGATCGATTTTCACCATCTTATCACCAGCCCATGTACACAAAATTCTTCAGAAAGCCAACGAAAAATTACCATCTCACTTAAAAATAAGGCAGGTACCCATAAAGACATCGCTACAAGAAGAGGGAAGACAATGGGcaaaaatttttacacattttgCCATTGAAGATATTTCCGATTTCAACCTCCTGAAGGTATATCCTACAGCTCTACACGTTGAAAATAATTCCTACTGGTCTCTGGACATACCTAATGACATTTTGGCTGTAGACTACAACAATCAACAATACTTTGAGCTATCACACAATGAGTTAACAGCATGTATACATCGAAGCAGCCATTATTTATGTTCGCCGACAACAGTTAGGAACATAGACGCCAGTCCAAATTGCGTCATTGACGAAATATATCAACGACATCAAGGGAATTCTTGCAACATAACAAAACATAACCTCCACACGACTATTTGGAAACAGCTTTTTACTCCAAATACATGGATGTTTATCTCTCCAAATCCCATAAGCATCGCAATCACGTGCAATGGCATACGAGAAGAAATGGTATTAAACACCACTGGTATAATTCAATTAACCGAAGCATGcattctaaaaacaaaacaaaataatataattgcaAACCGATTTGATACCGTTCCTGTTGTTTCTAGTTATACAAAAACATCAACATTTATTAATGTCAGCGACCTACACCATACAGAAACAAACACAATCAGCAGTTTTTCGAGAGAAGCCGTGTTCAAGGTATCAGATGACCTGACTAACCTTTCGATTGACGAGCAGCGACTAGACCAGCAGCTGGAAGACAAGATATGGAAGAAGGTCACACTCCACTCCTATACTGCAGGGGGCTGTACTTTACTGATCATCATCCTAGTGTCTTGCGTATTCCTATgggttattaaaattagacAATACAAGCAACGAGAACCCAGACATAAGACCAGAGAGACCGAGATGGTAGAACTCCGACCCTTAAACATTCCTCCAGCAGAAAGCAGAGAGAGCGGGGAATATgtctaa